A stretch of DNA from Deltaproteobacteria bacterium:
GCGCCATATCACGTTCCGGATGAATAATTTCTGTCGCTCCAACCCTTTTCAATATTTTAGCGTGATCATCATCCAAGGCCTTTGCCAATATTTTTTTTACTCCGATTTCCTGAAGATACAGGCAAATCAAAATGCTGATACTGATTTTTGTACCAGTGGAAACAATAACAGCATCCATATTCTCAAGACCAAGTGACTTGAGCACCTCCTTATCGGTTGCATCCAAAACCATTGCTTCTGTAGAAAAAGGGTCTATCGCTTGTGCTCTGCCTTTGTCGGCGTCAATAGCGAGGACCTCGTTCCCATCTTCAAATAATGCCTTGGTGGCGTGAAAACCGAAATTACCAAGGCCAATAACCGCAAAATGTTTCATAATATGATCTCCAAAATTCTATCCAACCATAAGGTTTTCTTCGGAATATTCCACACCATTTGATGTGGCGGTTCCCACGACGATATAGGCAAACGCCAGCACGCCAACGCGGCCGATTATCATCATAAAAATTATCCAGCATTTGCCCCATATGGTCAGATCCGGCGTCACGCCCATTGAGAGGCCAACCGTGCCAAACGCAGAGACCGTTTCGAATAAATAGGCAAGAAAAGAGCCATGGGAATTTGGCATCACATGCCCACTCGCTGAATCTCCCACAAGGAGCATGAACAACACCAGGCCGATAATCCCGAAGGAAACCAAAATTAGGGAGATGCTGCGTGTCACGGTTTCGTTGGGTATGCTCTTCTTGAATATGTTAACCCGGCGCTTTCTTCTGATCCTACTCGCCGTGAATGCCGCCAGAAGGGCCAACGTTGTCGTTTTGACCCCGCCTCCGCAAGAACCAGGGGAGGCACCGATCTGAATAAGGACCAGGATGACGCATTGCCCAAAAAACGTGAAATAGCTACCGGTATCAACTACGACAAGCCCAGTGACACATACGGCTGAAGTTGCAGTGAAAAATGAATCCACCCAGGGAATCTCGGCATTAATGGTGGAAATCGGCAACTTGAGGATTATGGAGCCTACTATGATTGCCAAGAGAAAACTCGCCAGCACGATGACGGCTGGATGAATCTTGAGTAATCTTGCCCGAAACGTCATGAACTACACCTCGGGTTCAAGTAATACTCACAATGGAGGTGCCCTTGGGTTTCACAGATTTCATGAAGCCTGTGCCCCCCTAATACCATCCGGTCTAGATAGGCCCCACAAACCGTCATCTCGTGCCGTGAATCAATCTTACTGTAATGCAAATAAGGACACAGTATTTCGAGCTGGACATCCACCTGATCTTTGGATTCAGGTTTAATAGTCGTGACGTCGATTGCGGTTTGAGGCTGCTTACCTTTTGCAAGAAACCGTACATATTCAATACCCGCGTTCCTGAGCCGTTCTACTACTGATCTGTGTTTTGAACAAAGCGGCGCAATAACGTCAATGCCCTTGGTGTACTGATTCTGTTTTAGTACACCGCACAGCTCGATAAGAGCATCACGTTCCCGAAGCGCGATATCTCCGAACCGAATAACAACCGCATCAGGGTGCTCGATAATAGCCTGGTTCAAACATTGCACCGGGCTATTGACGAGTATCGCACCGGGTTTTTGAACCATC
This window harbors:
- a CDS encoding TrkA family potassium uptake protein: MKHFAVIGLGNFGFHATKALFEDGNEVLAIDADKGRAQAIDPFSTEAMVLDATDKEVLKSLGLENMDAVIVSTGTKISISILICLYLQEIGVKKILAKALDDDHAKILKRVGATEIIHPERDMA